A stretch of the Pseudanabaena sp. BC1403 genome encodes the following:
- a CDS encoding DUF5615 family PIN-like protein, giving the protein MKFLIDYNLKGKSLIIWGVVAAEGWLELIEIKFLQFEEVGLPRDSSDLLVWNFAQQNQMILITANRNMKGKTSLEQTIRERNTDISLPVVTISNVDRLDEKVYREKCVASLIEIGLDIDNYLGAGRIFIP; this is encoded by the coding sequence ATGAAGTTTTTAATTGATTACAATCTCAAAGGTAAATCTTTAATCATTTGGGGTGTTGTAGCGGCTGAAGGTTGGCTGGAGCTAATAGAAATTAAATTTCTACAATTTGAGGAGGTGGGTTTGCCTCGTGATAGTAGTGATTTGTTAGTCTGGAATTTTGCTCAACAAAATCAAATGATTTTGATTACTGCTAATAGAAATATGAAGGGGAAAACTTCTTTAGAGCAGACAATTCGTGAAAGAAATACAGATATCAGTCTTCCAGTTGTGACCATTAGTAATGTGGATCGACTTGATGAGAAAGTGTATCGAGAGAAATGTGTGGCTAGTTTGATAGAAATTGGTCTTGATATAGATAACTATTTAGGGGCGGGTCGTATTTTTATTCCTTAG
- a CDS encoding EcsC family protein has translation MTSLPESVDNSQPQDEVPTTDSAITVTTEKPQKGNWWDGAFGAVSGAAGAVGNAASAVGGTVAGAAGSVGNAVGGAAGVVGGTVAGAAGNVGGAIVSAGSAVGGVAGSVGSAVGGAAVATAGAVGGAVGAFTQTVGGAVVGGISSATSSAGSVIETVGNSPLIRKAAKVFNADWFLKIIDQVDAVASEAEVQRLKQQYPNESAYQIAQRIIGQKAVFAGASGFATTIVPGSAAALFAVDLAATTSLQAEMVYQIACAYGMDLKDPARKGEVVAVFGLAFGGKMAIKAGLGLLRNIPVAGAVIAASSDAVMLYTLGQASCSFYEAKLNPVNFEEKLVDIQVDSEERLKSAIPQEQIIDQILVHVILAGNQGRSKENVLADLKAANLRPESIDAIAEYMDAPLPLEMLLKDIKPEYALSLFAQCQKFAMLDGIMTPEEARVIEMIHQKFA, from the coding sequence ATGACTAGCCTCCCTGAGTCCGTTGACAATTCTCAACCACAAGACGAAGTTCCGACAACGGATTCTGCAATTACGGTAACTACTGAGAAGCCACAGAAAGGTAATTGGTGGGATGGGGCATTTGGTGCAGTTTCAGGAGCCGCAGGGGCAGTTGGTAATGCAGCTAGTGCGGTTGGTGGCACAGTTGCAGGGGCAGCTGGCTCTGTTGGGAATGCTGTTGGTGGGGCGGCTGGTGTCGTTGGTGGCACGGTTGCGGGTGCTGCGGGAAATGTTGGCGGGGCGATCGTGAGTGCGGGAAGTGCAGTTGGTGGGGTAGCTGGATCTGTCGGTAGTGCAGTCGGTGGAGCGGCAGTGGCAACCGCAGGAGCAGTCGGTGGTGCTGTTGGTGCATTTACTCAAACAGTTGGGGGTGCTGTCGTTGGTGGAATTTCATCAGCAACTAGTAGCGCAGGATCTGTGATCGAAACTGTTGGTAATAGCCCTCTAATTCGGAAAGCGGCTAAGGTATTTAATGCTGATTGGTTTCTGAAAATAATAGATCAGGTAGATGCTGTCGCATCAGAAGCCGAGGTACAGCGCTTAAAACAGCAATATCCCAATGAGTCAGCCTATCAAATCGCGCAAAGAATCATTGGACAAAAAGCCGTGTTTGCGGGTGCGTCTGGATTTGCTACCACGATTGTCCCTGGTTCTGCCGCAGCATTGTTTGCAGTTGATCTGGCTGCGACAACTTCGCTCCAAGCTGAGATGGTTTATCAAATTGCTTGTGCCTATGGAATGGATCTTAAAGATCCAGCTAGAAAAGGAGAGGTTGTCGCAGTATTCGGGTTAGCTTTTGGTGGCAAAATGGCAATCAAAGCAGGATTAGGACTGTTACGAAATATTCCCGTTGCAGGAGCCGTGATTGCTGCAAGCTCTGATGCAGTGATGCTTTACACACTTGGTCAAGCGAGTTGTTCTTTTTATGAGGCAAAACTAAACCCTGTCAACTTTGAAGAAAAATTGGTGGATATTCAAGTAGATAGTGAAGAGCGCTTAAAAAGTGCGATTCCACAAGAACAGATTATTGATCAAATTCTCGTTCATGTGATCTTGGCAGGTAATCAAGGTAGAAGTAAGGAAAATGTTTTGGCTGATTTAAAAGCGGCAAATCTTAGACCAGAATCAATTGATGCGATCGCTGAGTATATGGATGCACCACTTCCACTTGAGATGTTACTAAAGGATATCAAGCCAGAGTATGCGTTATCTTTGTTTGCCCAATGCCAGAAATTTGCGATGTTAGATGGCATTATGACTCCTGAAGAAGCACGAGTAATTGAGATGATTCATCAGAAATTTGCTTAA
- a CDS encoding L,D-transpeptidase, with translation MRSQSLLSSFVNVAIAANVFTFISLSGSTQNHIFEASAQEVKANSANKSNPNRFLFIDLQNHWSRLFVEGLLSQPALNAVLVNPDSISQFQPDRPITRAELANLLEIAFANRNAPRITTRLNDLATKAEVLVAISSQLSLNSKAHKTPQTYLLSMYRDALKVPDYAIPAIATLTQQGLVTNYPDPRVLAPTTAITKSELVVLLYQALAYQKKLPALGSLYTINPNRQLWDRELMQITRLEVSISKRKVTAFHGEIPLKTYPVAVGKEGWSTPIGNHRVLETIEYPAWQNPFTGDVIPSKDPENPLGDRWIGFWTNGKDWSGFHGTPNRASVGTAASHGCIRMYNEDVRELFSQVTVGTIVRVSP, from the coding sequence ATGCGATCGCAAAGTCTTTTATCTTCTTTTGTGAATGTTGCGATCGCCGCAAATGTTTTTACTTTTATTTCGCTAAGTGGGAGTACTCAAAACCATATCTTTGAGGCAAGTGCTCAGGAAGTAAAGGCAAATTCTGCCAATAAATCAAATCCCAATCGCTTTTTATTCATAGATTTACAAAACCATTGGTCTCGTTTGTTTGTCGAAGGTTTATTGTCACAGCCAGCTTTGAATGCTGTTTTAGTTAATCCTGATTCAATTAGCCAATTTCAGCCTGATCGCCCCATTACCCGCGCTGAACTTGCTAACTTGCTAGAGATCGCTTTTGCTAACCGCAATGCACCAAGAATTACCACAAGACTCAATGATCTTGCCACCAAAGCTGAAGTATTAGTGGCAATCTCCAGTCAGCTTAGTCTGAATAGCAAAGCCCATAAAACTCCTCAAACATATTTGCTTTCAATGTATCGCGATGCCCTGAAAGTCCCTGACTATGCTATTCCTGCGATCGCGACACTTACACAGCAAGGATTAGTCACTAATTATCCAGATCCTCGTGTTCTCGCACCTACTACGGCGATTACTAAAAGTGAACTTGTAGTACTTCTTTATCAAGCTCTGGCTTATCAAAAGAAATTGCCAGCTCTTGGCTCACTCTATACAATTAATCCCAATCGGCAACTGTGGGATCGTGAACTGATGCAAATAACTCGTCTCGAAGTTAGCATCAGCAAGCGAAAGGTTACAGCCTTTCATGGTGAAATTCCTTTAAAAACCTATCCTGTAGCTGTAGGAAAGGAAGGCTGGAGCACCCCAATCGGCAATCATCGTGTTTTAGAGACTATTGAGTATCCTGCTTGGCAAAATCCTTTTACGGGTGACGTAATTCCTAGCAAAGATCCTGAAAATCCTTTAGGCGATCGCTGGATTGGCTTTTGGACAAATGGGAAGGATTGGTCTGGCTTTCATGGCACACCTAACCGCGCTTCTGTCGGTACAGCTGCGTCTCATGGATGTATCCGTATGTACAACGAAGATGTTCGCGAATTATTTAGCCAAGTAACCGTGGGAACTATAGTGAGAGTATCACCATAA
- a CDS encoding MBL fold metallo-hydrolase: protein MRRRQILRLAQGGLISAFTAGIIADAANSQTNSTLRLQWMGHLSFLISGDNVSFLTHPFRPAGCTAKLTSPTAKSDYILISSRLLDEGYLENLPKDTRVLSEPGSYNLKGINLQGITMDHDRIGGRRFGRNVAWRWKQSGIFIVHLGGAAAPITASQRILMGRPDVLILPIGGNTQGTDPMQLKAYSPAEARAIVQELNPRIVIPTYYRTDKSSNSCQLASVDEFLALMPPDSVRKLEGSTIELNAGSLPQTTVVRVLKA from the coding sequence ATGCGCCGCAGACAAATTCTTCGACTCGCTCAAGGTGGACTAATATCAGCATTTACCGCAGGAATCATCGCTGATGCAGCTAATTCACAAACGAATTCAACCCTAAGACTTCAGTGGATGGGGCATCTGTCATTTTTGATATCAGGAGATAATGTCAGTTTTTTAACACATCCTTTTCGTCCTGCTGGTTGTACTGCCAAATTGACTTCTCCTACAGCAAAATCTGACTATATTTTGATTAGTTCTCGGCTGCTTGACGAAGGATATTTGGAGAACCTCCCCAAAGATACGCGAGTTTTGTCTGAGCCAGGTTCTTATAACCTGAAGGGGATTAATCTGCAAGGCATTACAATGGATCACGATCGCATTGGTGGTCGCAGATTTGGGCGCAATGTGGCATGGCGCTGGAAGCAATCGGGTATTTTTATCGTGCATTTAGGCGGAGCAGCAGCTCCTATCACTGCCTCTCAAAGAATTTTAATGGGTCGTCCCGATGTTTTGATTTTGCCGATTGGCGGTAATACTCAAGGTACAGATCCGATGCAACTAAAAGCTTATTCTCCTGCCGAAGCTAGAGCGATCGTGCAAGAGCTTAATCCACGAATTGTCATCCCTACCTATTACCGTACCGATAAATCTAGCAATTCTTGCCAATTAGCATCCGTAGATGAGTTTCTTGCACTCATGCCCCCCGATAGTGTGCGTAAACTTGAAGGCTCAACTATAGAGCTGAATGCGGGTAGCTTGCCTCAAACCACTGTAGTGCGGGTTTTAAAAGCTTAA
- a CDS encoding aminodeoxychorismate/anthranilate synthase component II, with amino-acid sequence MILVIDNYDSFTYNLVQYLGELLPEFPTLGEIIVKRNDEISIEEVKQLQPAGVVISPGPGRPEEAGVSLDIIREMDANTPILGVCLGHQSMGLMYGGKVVSAPYLMHGKTSQIYHTGVGILAGLANPFTATRYHSLVIDRHNCPDVLEVTAWTEDDIIMGVRHKQYPHVQGVQFHPESILTEAGKDLLRNFLKGLSVIV; translated from the coding sequence ATGATTCTTGTTATCGACAATTACGACAGCTTTACCTATAACCTTGTACAGTACCTTGGGGAATTATTACCCGAATTCCCTACATTAGGCGAAATTATAGTTAAACGAAATGACGAAATAAGCATCGAAGAAGTTAAACAGCTTCAACCCGCAGGAGTCGTAATTTCACCAGGACCTGGTCGCCCTGAAGAGGCAGGGGTATCCTTAGATATTATTCGGGAAATGGACGCAAATACTCCGATATTGGGCGTATGTCTCGGCCATCAGAGTATGGGTTTGATGTATGGTGGAAAAGTTGTCTCCGCACCTTACTTAATGCATGGCAAGACATCACAAATTTATCATACTGGAGTCGGTATTTTGGCAGGTCTAGCCAATCCATTCACTGCAACTCGTTACCACAGTTTGGTTATTGATCGTCACAACTGTCCAGATGTACTTGAAGTTACAGCATGGACTGAAGATGACATAATCATGGGAGTCCGACACAAACAATATCCTCACGTTCAAGGCGTACAATTCCATCCTGAAAGCATCTTAACTGAGGCAGGCAAAGACTTGCTGCGAAACTTCCTAAAAGGATTAAGCGTCATAGTCTAA
- a CDS encoding lipopolysaccharide assembly protein LapB: MKPVLGVFASVLVVGVSYADVAIAQLREKPPQKVQIQQQIVVPPNETADQLLERGNAYVRLGNLEGAEVIFRAAIKKNPELTAAHYNLGLAYAQGGKLKEAIHSFQRATRLEPKFAIAYSNLGAAQLQSGDPNQAIPNLQKAVSLDPKLSVAYYNLGLAFKEKKDINKAIANLNQALKLNPQAPETIYNLGLLIQTQGDIQKAISHYAKALQLNPEYAEAYYNLGAALLIQGQTENAIGQLRNALQFRKDYAEAYYTLGVAQVRAGKKQDAIQSFIQAQAYFNQQKNTQWAQQSDRQIQRLRSS, from the coding sequence ATGAAACCAGTTTTGGGAGTTTTTGCGTCGGTCTTAGTAGTTGGTGTGAGTTATGCAGATGTTGCGATCGCGCAGCTGCGTGAAAAACCACCTCAAAAAGTTCAGATTCAGCAGCAGATTGTTGTTCCACCTAATGAAACTGCTGATCAGCTTTTGGAACGTGGTAATGCCTATGTGCGTTTGGGGAACTTGGAAGGGGCTGAGGTTATATTTCGGGCAGCGATCAAGAAAAACCCTGAACTCACAGCTGCTCATTACAATCTTGGTCTGGCTTATGCGCAGGGAGGCAAGCTCAAAGAGGCTATTCATTCTTTTCAACGGGCTACCAGACTTGAGCCAAAGTTTGCGATCGCCTACAGTAATTTAGGTGCAGCCCAGTTGCAGTCGGGCGATCCTAACCAAGCAATACCAAATTTACAGAAAGCCGTTAGTCTTGACCCTAAACTTTCAGTTGCCTATTACAATCTTGGTTTAGCATTTAAAGAAAAAAAGGATATCAACAAGGCGATCGCCAATCTCAATCAAGCCCTAAAGCTAAATCCCCAAGCGCCTGAAACAATTTATAACTTAGGTCTATTAATTCAAACTCAGGGTGATATTCAAAAGGCGATCTCTCACTATGCCAAAGCTCTGCAACTGAATCCCGAATATGCAGAGGCTTATTACAATTTGGGGGCGGCTTTATTAATTCAAGGTCAAACAGAAAATGCGATCGGGCAATTGCGTAATGCTTTGCAATTCCGTAAAGACTATGCTGAAGCTTATTATACGCTTGGTGTCGCTCAGGTAAGGGCTGGGAAAAAGCAAGACGCAATTCAATCTTTTATTCAAGCACAAGCTTATTTTAATCAGCAAAAAAATACTCAATGGGCGCAACAGAGCGATCGCCAAATTCAACGATTACGCAGTAGCTAA
- a CDS encoding WD40 repeat domain-containing protein, whose product MIAKLKPTAQDAVLGGQVPPPFGAVVLGGLDGVKRRLSSPAIAPRIAALKEALNYGETGLNLVLRGLEDESLKVQRTALLLLWRRPESHIRQVLAEYSQYHLFDIVDTLQGHAEAIASLALSANGRILYSAGADCTIKVWDLGKDRTQHKQIGTIRGHNHIVTSIALSANGRILVSGSRDKTIKLWDARSGKELLTLTGHIGYVNSVAITPNGRTLVTGSQDTTIKLWDIKTGTEIRTLRGHTSLVDSVALSPDGKAIASCSWDTTIRVWDLISGKQRWEFIGHSARVLSFAISPDGRTLVSGGLDTRIKVWDLQTGRAIRTLEGHWGWVKSLTISRDGKTLISASYKEIRVWNLETGEPIQVLNGHINLINAIALSQDGQTLVSGGEDCNIHIWSVP is encoded by the coding sequence ATGATTGCCAAGCTAAAGCCAACCGCACAGGATGCAGTTCTCGGAGGTCAAGTACCACCGCCTTTTGGTGCTGTGGTGCTAGGCGGTTTGGACGGTGTAAAAAGAAGATTGAGCAGTCCCGCGATCGCACCCAGAATTGCCGCTCTTAAAGAAGCCCTCAACTATGGCGAAACAGGTTTGAACTTGGTTTTACGAGGTTTAGAGGATGAATCGCTCAAAGTACAGCGCACGGCTCTTTTATTACTTTGGCGAAGACCTGAATCTCATATCCGTCAAGTATTAGCCGAATATAGTCAATATCACCTATTTGATATCGTCGATACTTTGCAAGGTCATGCCGAGGCGATCGCTTCTCTTGCTTTGTCAGCCAATGGCAGGATTTTATATAGTGCTGGTGCAGACTGCACCATCAAGGTTTGGGACTTAGGGAAAGACAGAACTCAACATAAGCAGATTGGCACTATTCGCGGACACAACCATATTGTTACTTCCATTGCCCTTAGTGCTAATGGCAGGATATTAGTCAGTGGCAGTCGCGATAAAACTATTAAACTCTGGGATGCGCGATCAGGTAAAGAACTACTAACGCTTACGGGGCATATCGGCTATGTCAACTCTGTAGCAATTACGCCCAACGGCAGAACTTTAGTGACAGGTAGTCAAGACACCACGATTAAGCTTTGGGATATTAAAACAGGTACAGAAATTCGCACTCTGCGAGGTCATACAAGCCTAGTCGATTCCGTTGCTCTAAGTCCTGATGGTAAGGCGATCGCGAGTTGCAGTTGGGACACAACTATTCGCGTATGGGACTTAATTTCTGGCAAACAACGCTGGGAATTTATCGGACATTCAGCGCGAGTTCTCTCCTTTGCAATTAGTCCTGATGGACGCACCCTTGTCAGTGGTGGTCTCGATACTCGCATTAAGGTGTGGGATTTGCAAACGGGTAGAGCGATTCGTACCTTAGAAGGACATTGGGGTTGGGTGAAGTCGCTGACGATTAGTCGAGATGGCAAAACTTTGATTAGTGCCAGTTATAAAGAAATTCGAGTTTGGAACTTAGAAACAGGCGAACCAATTCAAGTTCTCAATGGACATATCAATCTGATCAATGCGATCGCCCTCAGTCAAGATGGACAGACTCTAGTCAGTGGCGGCGAAGATTGCAATATTCATATATGGAGTGTTCCATAA
- a CDS encoding 6-carboxytetrahydropterin synthase — translation MAKCVINRRAEFSASHRYWLPEIPDEENLAKFGACTNFPPHGHNYVLYVGMQGEIDNTGMVLNLSDVKQTIAREVTTQLNFSYLNQAWEEFQQTLPTTENIARVIWQRLESYLPLVNIRLYEQPELWADYKGNDMQAYLTISTHFSAAHRLALDNLSLEENTAIYGKCARVHGHGHNYHLEVSIAGEIDPRTGMIADLSDFQKALDLHILDPMDHTFLNKDIPYFAEVVPTAENIAVYVQKVLTQPIRDIGAKLHSIKLIESPNNSCEVYGEYQLSGIEHSLEEALAKVG, via the coding sequence ATGGCTAAATGTGTAATTAATCGCCGTGCCGAGTTTTCTGCTAGTCATCGTTACTGGCTGCCCGAAATCCCAGACGAAGAAAATCTGGCGAAATTCGGAGCATGTACCAACTTCCCACCACACGGTCATAACTATGTTCTGTACGTTGGGATGCAAGGAGAGATTGATAACACTGGCATGGTACTTAACCTCTCAGATGTCAAGCAAACGATCGCCCGTGAAGTCACGACTCAACTAAATTTTTCCTATCTAAACCAAGCATGGGAAGAGTTTCAGCAGACTTTACCAACTACCGAAAATATTGCCCGCGTCATTTGGCAGCGACTAGAATCGTATCTGCCATTGGTCAATATTCGCTTATACGAACAACCTGAACTCTGGGCTGATTACAAAGGTAACGACATGCAAGCATATTTAACGATTAGCACTCACTTTTCCGCCGCTCATCGCCTCGCACTGGATAATCTCTCTCTCGAAGAAAACACTGCAATCTATGGCAAATGCGCTCGTGTACATGGGCATGGACATAATTACCATTTAGAAGTCTCTATTGCAGGCGAAATTGACCCACGCACAGGCATGATTGCGGATCTAAGTGATTTTCAAAAAGCTTTAGACCTACATATCCTTGATCCAATGGATCATACTTTCTTGAATAAAGATATTCCTTACTTCGCAGAAGTTGTCCCAACTGCGGAAAATATTGCAGTCTATGTTCAAAAAGTTTTGACTCAGCCAATTCGCGACATCGGCGCAAAGTTGCACAGTATTAAGTTGATTGAAAGCCCGAATAACTCCTGTGAAGTTTACGGCGAATATCAACTTTCTGGCATAGAGCATTCACTAGAAGAAGCTTTAGCCAAGGTTGGCTAG
- a CDS encoding Uma2 family endonuclease, producing the protein MTPIIAPDLESVPKIQEIQKEIFYPSEDGEPLAETSVHADAIIATVAVLRNYLAEKFAERSPVVLADQFLYYAQGFPRLRVAPDVMVIFDVPQQPYDNYKIWETGQVPSVIFEMTSASTQAHDQTKKRELYESIGVLEYWLFDPKGEWIPEKLRGYRRQANLPEKEEDSLVYEAIADGLSQVLGLRLEVEGSLINFYRQDNGEKLLIPSELFTALQVQTQRAEIAEQEVQKLRDRLATLGIEP; encoded by the coding sequence ATGACACCAATTATTGCCCCCGATCTTGAGTCTGTTCCAAAAATTCAAGAAATACAAAAAGAAATATTTTATCCTTCTGAGGATGGTGAACCCTTGGCAGAGACTTCTGTTCATGCTGATGCGATTATTGCGACGGTGGCGGTGTTACGCAATTACTTAGCCGAAAAATTTGCAGAGCGATCGCCTGTTGTCCTTGCCGATCAGTTTTTGTATTACGCGCAGGGTTTTCCTAGATTGCGGGTTGCGCCTGATGTGATGGTAATTTTTGATGTTCCGCAACAACCCTATGACAATTACAAAATTTGGGAAACGGGACAAGTTCCCAGTGTCATTTTTGAAATGACTTCTGCGAGTACACAAGCTCATGACCAAACGAAAAAGCGGGAGCTTTATGAAAGCATTGGAGTTCTAGAATATTGGCTTTTCGATCCTAAAGGTGAATGGATTCCTGAAAAATTACGCGGTTATCGTCGTCAAGCGAATCTGCCAGAAAAGGAAGAAGATTCGCTGGTTTATGAGGCGATCGCTGATGGCTTGAGTCAAGTTTTAGGATTGCGTCTTGAAGTCGAAGGCTCTCTGATTAATTTCTATCGACAAGATAACGGTGAAAAGTTGTTAATCCCCAGTGAGTTATTTACTGCTTTGCAAGTACAAACTCAGAGAGCAGAAATTGCTGAGCAGGAGGTGCAAAAATTGCGCGATCGCTTAGCTACATTAGGTATCGAACCATAA
- a CDS encoding pentapeptide repeat-containing protein, with protein sequence MTSTAKNFAGQNLRGRSFRGQDLSGSDFSDTDLRGANFTGATLIGANFSKAETGVQKRWVAFQLVISFFLSELAGIFVAYTGAWVTIFFAPRYILSSRIATGIAMIITLMIIIFAIVQQGFTVKAFGTMTWAFALVAFALALSGADPLVVLFAGAVVAFAVVVFSVALALSDAGSFVAWLGSFLGILQGALVGAVAVSWSGAGSFDFALVGAGVGAVVMVLLSVYTSGRALKGDPKFDELLKFIVGFASIGGTSFRGADLTKANFTKAYLKSSDFRNSRKQRTNLTRTIWKQAKELDRSRLGTSILANPEVRELLVTGKPNQTQSYEGLNLRGANLDGAYLKEVNFKRAILSEASVRNANLESVNFTEAQVIGTDFTGAQMTGVCLEGWSYDHTTKLDDVDSLELLNTKGERCRRDPDNNFEHSDFT encoded by the coding sequence ATGACCTCTACGGCGAAAAACTTTGCTGGGCAAAACTTGCGGGGCAGGTCTTTTAGAGGGCAAGACCTCTCAGGCTCAGACTTTAGCGACACCGATCTGCGGGGCGCAAATTTTACAGGTGCGACTTTAATCGGCGCAAATTTCTCTAAGGCTGAGACTGGCGTACAAAAGCGATGGGTGGCATTTCAGTTAGTTATTTCCTTCTTTCTGTCGGAATTAGCAGGAATTTTTGTTGCTTATACTGGTGCATGGGTAACCATTTTTTTCGCCCCTCGCTATATTCTAAGCTCTAGGATCGCCACTGGCATAGCAATGATCATCACTCTTATGATCATCATCTTTGCAATTGTTCAACAGGGATTTACGGTGAAGGCTTTCGGTACAATGACATGGGCATTTGCCTTAGTAGCATTTGCCTTAGCATTGTCAGGTGCAGATCCCTTGGTAGTATTATTTGCAGGGGCAGTAGTAGCATTTGCAGTAGTGGTATTTTCAGTGGCTTTGGCATTGTCCGATGCAGGATCATTTGTAGCGTGGTTAGGGTCATTTTTAGGAATATTGCAAGGAGCATTGGTCGGCGCAGTGGCAGTGTCATGGTCAGGGGCTGGGTCATTTGATTTTGCATTGGTAGGGGCTGGGGTAGGGGCAGTGGTGATGGTGTTACTCAGTGTTTATACTTCTGGGAGAGCTTTAAAAGGCGATCCTAAGTTCGACGAATTACTGAAGTTTATTGTTGGCTTTGCTAGCATCGGCGGTACAAGTTTTCGTGGTGCAGATTTAACTAAAGCTAACTTTACGAAGGCGTATCTCAAAAGTAGCGATTTTCGCAATTCTCGCAAGCAGAGGACAAACTTGACTCGCACCATTTGGAAGCAAGCAAAAGAGCTAGACCGATCGCGTTTAGGAACATCAATTCTTGCTAACCCCGAAGTACGTGAACTATTAGTCACAGGCAAACCCAACCAAACCCAATCCTACGAAGGCTTAAACCTACGTGGCGCAAACCTTGATGGAGCTTATTTAAAAGAAGTCAACTTTAAACGTGCCATTCTCAGCGAAGCCAGTGTTCGTAATGCAAATCTCGAATCGGTAAACTTCACCGAAGCCCAAGTGATTGGCACAGATTTTACTGGCGCACAAATGACAGGGGTTTGTCTAGAAGGTTGGAGCTACGACCACACCACCAAACTCGATGATGTCGATTCTCTAGAGCTTCTCAACACCAAAGGCGAGCGCTGTCGCCGCGATCCAGACAACAATTTTGAGCATAGTGATTTTACTTAA